The stretch of DNA AACAAAAATATATGGTAAGCTTGGAGAATTAAAAAAAGCTAGAGATGCAAGGGGAACCAAAATAATAATAACTGGTTGCTTTGCTCAAGAACAAGGAAAAAAATTATTACAAAAATTCCCATGCATTGATATAATTATGGGGAATCAAAATATCTCAAAGATACCAGAAGCTCTAGAAAAAATAGAAAAGGTTCAAGAGGTTATAAAAGCTGGAAAATTAAGAGATAAGAAATTAAAACATGTTGTCTTAACAGGATATGACGATGAGTTACCTCCAAGAATAGATGCAGATTTTAATAATGATATAACAGCTTCTATGACTATAGGTTATGGGTGTAATAACTTTTGTACCTATTGTATAGTTCCCTATGTTAGAGGAAGAGAAAAATACATACCAATGGAAGAATTAATTAATCAAGCTAAGGAATATGTAAAAAAAGGATATAAAGAAATAATGTTACTTGCACAAAATGTAAATTCCTATGGGAAAGGTCTTTCTGAGGGAGAAACCTTTGCTAATCTTTTACAAGGTATAGCAGATATAGAGGGGGATTTCCTTATTAGATTTATATCTCCACATCCAAGGGACTTCACTGATGACGTAATAGATGTTATTGCAAGAAATCCTAAAATAGCAAGAAGTGTTCATGTGCCTTTACAATCTGGGTCAACTAAGATTTTAAATGATATGAACAGAGGATATACTAAGGAACAATACCTTGAGTTAGTGGATAAATTAAAATCTAGAATACCAGATGTTGCCTTGAGCACAGATATAATAGTAGGTTTCCCTGGAGAAACAGAGGAAAATTTCAAAGATACTTTAGATGTTGTAAAAAAAGCAAAATATGACACAGCCTTTATGTTCATGTATTCTATTAGAACTGGAACAAAAGCTGGGGAAATGGAAGAACAAATAGAAGAAGAAGTTAAAAAGGATAGATTACAAAGATTAATTTCCTTACAAACAGAAATGTCTAATGAAGTTAGTAAAGAATATTATGGGAAAATTGAAAGAGTTTTAGTTGAAGGGGCAAGTAGAAAGAATAAAGACATGCTTTCAAGTAGAACTTCTTCAAATAAAGTTGTTTTATTTAAAGGAGATCCTTCTTTAAAGGGGCAATTTGTAAATATTAAAATTAACCAATGTAAAACATGGACTCTTTATGGGGAAGTTGTGGATTAAGTATAATTTTAGAGAGGAGAAGATATTGGACCTAGAAAATTTTTTATTAAAAGAATTAATTGAAATATGTAAACAATTGGGTATATACGATTCTTCCAAAAAGAAAAAAAAGGAATTAATAGAGGTTTTGGAAAATTATATGGAAAACAATCCTGGTTATGTTATAGCTAGTGGGAAATTAGATGTAATGACTGATGGGTACGGATTTTTAAGAGAAACTTCAGTTGAAAAGGATACATATGTTTCAAGCTCACAAATAAAAAGATTTAAAATGAGAACAGGGGATATTGTAACTGGAGAAGTTAGAAAACCTGTTGGAGATGAAAAAAATTATGCTTTAAGAAGAGTTTTGTTTGTAGATGGAAATTTCACAAAGGATGCAGAATCTAGAGTTGCCTTTGAAGAATTAACACCTTCTTATCCAACTGAAAAATTAAAGTTAGAAACAGACAAGAAAAATACATCATGTAGAATAATAGATTTAATAGCTCCCATTGGAAAAGGTCAAAGAGGTCTTATTGTAGCTCCTCCAAAGGCAGGAAAAACTGTTTTAATAAGTAATATAGCAAATGCTTTAATAAAAAATCACAAGGATGTTGAAGTTATAATTTTACTTATAGACGAAAGACCAGAAGAGGTTACAGATATAAAAGAGAATGTTTTAGGAGCAAAGGTGTATTCTTCAACCTTTGATGAAGATCCTAAAAATCATATAAAAGTTACAGAGGAAATAATAGAACAAGCTAAAAGAAAAGTTGAAAATGGAAAAGACGTTGTTATTCTTATGGATTCTTTAACAAGATTAGCAAGGGCATATAATATAGTAATTCCTTCTAGTGGAAAATTAATTTCTGGAGGTATAGATCCAAGTGCTCTATATTATCCAAAAAACTTTTTTGGAGCAGCTAGAAATATAAGAAAAGGTGGAAGTTTAACTATTATTGCAACAGCTCTTATTGATACAGGAAGTAAAATGGATGATATAATTTACGAAGAATTCAAAGGAACTGGAAATATGGAAATTCATTTAGATAGAGGTCTATCTCAACTAAGAATTTATCCAGCTATTGATATTCAAAAATCTGGAACTAGAAAAGAAGAACTTTTAATAGATAGCAAAAAATTACCAATTATATGGAAATTTAGAAGATATTTATCTAGTTT from Fusobacterium sp. IOR10 encodes:
- the miaB gene encoding tRNA (N6-isopentenyl adenosine(37)-C2)-methylthiotransferase MiaB: MSKNATVITYGCQMNVNESAKIRTIMEDLGYNITEKIEESDMVFLNTCTVREGAATKIYGKLGELKKARDARGTKIIITGCFAQEQGKKLLQKFPCIDIIMGNQNISKIPEALEKIEKVQEVIKAGKLRDKKLKHVVLTGYDDELPPRIDADFNNDITASMTIGYGCNNFCTYCIVPYVRGREKYIPMEELINQAKEYVKKGYKEIMLLAQNVNSYGKGLSEGETFANLLQGIADIEGDFLIRFISPHPRDFTDDVIDVIARNPKIARSVHVPLQSGSTKILNDMNRGYTKEQYLELVDKLKSRIPDVALSTDIIVGFPGETEENFKDTLDVVKKAKYDTAFMFMYSIRTGTKAGEMEEQIEEEVKKDRLQRLISLQTEMSNEVSKEYYGKIERVLVEGASRKNKDMLSSRTSSNKVVLFKGDPSLKGQFVNIKINQCKTWTLYGEVVD
- the rho gene encoding transcription termination factor Rho, with the protein product MGKLWIKYNFREEKILDLENFLLKELIEICKQLGIYDSSKKKKKELIEVLENYMENNPGYVIASGKLDVMTDGYGFLRETSVEKDTYVSSSQIKRFKMRTGDIVTGEVRKPVGDEKNYALRRVLFVDGNFTKDAESRVAFEELTPSYPTEKLKLETDKKNTSCRIIDLIAPIGKGQRGLIVAPPKAGKTVLISNIANALIKNHKDVEVIILLIDERPEEVTDIKENVLGAKVYSSTFDEDPKNHIKVTEEIIEQAKRKVENGKDVVILMDSLTRLARAYNIVIPSSGKLISGGIDPSALYYPKNFFGAARNIRKGGSLTIIATALIDTGSKMDDIIYEEFKGTGNMEIHLDRGLSQLRIYPAIDIQKSGTRKEELLIDSKKLPIIWKFRRYLSSLDKTSAAKYLINQINSSEDNEELIKRYKNMEERS